In a genomic window of Coprococcus eutactus:
- a CDS encoding sensor histidine kinase, which yields MLHPAIDLACFALEAVVDIIMFSALLGLRFRNLRHPIAGLSMYFICGNLIGYIFPNAFGWVALCLLSYLAMLYMTKASPFYTLVAYIISYLYNAFCEDFFFMAFSKIGIQNENIIALGSSILLFLIAPVICHFVPLHRCFSYIIKGSALTRFLLLHLFAIYIIETGLYKYSSTDISSYIPYIASFVVIIVITDIVLLHQQRTISRQQHDLASYETYQPMMTDLIQDILGRQHDFNNHLAAINMLPYAYKDYDSLVSALADYSANIVSDYRDTELLKINMPIVAGFIHSKMIIADRLGIMLDITIKNHDLVSAMPEYDIIRVAGILIDNALEASQRTDTVRLTLGSSDGKIEIETLNKGQQLTHELRQQMFDAGYTSKQSNRKLHGYGLANLKKLVAQYNGQICLDNQQIDGVTYIHFDVRV from the coding sequence ATGTTACATCCAGCTATAGATCTGGCGTGCTTTGCTCTGGAAGCAGTCGTTGACATCATTATGTTTTCAGCTCTACTGGGGCTCAGGTTTCGGAATCTGAGGCATCCCATCGCAGGCTTATCCATGTATTTTATCTGTGGCAATCTTATCGGCTACATTTTTCCCAACGCATTTGGCTGGGTAGCTTTATGCCTGTTATCCTATCTGGCAATGCTGTATATGACCAAGGCCTCACCATTTTATACGTTGGTAGCATATATTATCTCCTACCTGTACAATGCTTTCTGCGAAGATTTCTTCTTCATGGCGTTCTCCAAGATTGGTATACAGAATGAGAATATAATCGCCCTGGGAAGTTCAATATTACTTTTCCTCATCGCGCCTGTCATCTGTCATTTTGTGCCGCTTCACAGATGCTTCAGCTATATTATAAAGGGAAGTGCATTGACCAGATTCCTTCTGCTGCATCTGTTCGCCATATACATCATTGAGACCGGCCTGTACAAATACAGTTCAACTGATATCTCATCATATATTCCTTACATAGCTTCATTTGTGGTAATAATTGTCATAACCGATATTGTACTGCTCCATCAGCAGCGAACGATAAGCAGGCAGCAGCACGACCTTGCCAGCTACGAAACATACCAGCCTATGATGACGGATCTTATACAGGATATACTTGGCAGACAGCACGATTTCAACAATCATCTCGCCGCCATCAATATGCTTCCTTATGCCTATAAAGATTATGACTCTCTGGTCAGCGCCCTGGCAGACTACTCGGCAAATATCGTCTCAGACTACAGAGATACCGAGCTTCTGAAGATCAACATGCCTATCGTTGCGGGTTTTATACACAGTAAGATGATCATTGCGGACAGGCTCGGCATAATGCTTGATATAACAATAAAAAATCATGACCTTGTGAGTGCCATGCCTGAATACGATATCATCCGTGTTGCAGGAATCCTTATAGATAACGCACTCGAAGCCTCACAGAGAACCGACACGGTCCGTCTGACTCTCGGAAGCAGTGATGGAAAGATTGAGATTGAGACTCTCAACAAGGGACAGCAGCTCACGCACGAGCTCAGGCAGCAGATGTTTGATGCAGGATATACCAGCAAGCAATCCAACAGAAAGCTGCACGGCTACGGGCTGGCAAACCTGAAAAAGCTTGTTGCCCAGTACAATGGGCAGATTTGTCTCGATAATCAGCAGATAGACGGCGTGACGTATATACATTTTGATGTGCGCGTATAA
- a CDS encoding diaminopimelate decarboxylase produces the protein MKTPFITKAKAEEIIKEIPTPFHIYDEKGIRENARKLYKAFSWNKGFKEYFAVKATPNPTILKILKEEGCGTDCSSLTELMMSDKMGFKGDEIMFSSNDTPAEEFVLAKKLNATINLDDFTHIDFLEKSAGIPEKICCRFNPGGKFSISTTIMDNPGDAKYGMTKDQIIEAYKILKAKGVKRFGMHAFLASNTVTNEYYPTLAKILFETAVEIKEKTGVKLDFINLSGGVGIPYTPDKEPNDIMVIGEGVRKVYEEVLVPAGMGDVAIFTELGRFMLAPYGHLVTTAIHEKHTHKEYIGVDACAVNLMRPAMYGAYHHITVLGKENEPCDHKYDVTGSLCENNDKFAIDRMLPKIDMGDILVIHDTGAHGFAMGYNYNGKLKSAEVLLRPDGSWRLIRRAETPEDYFATINDFWDVEL, from the coding sequence ATGAAGACACCATTTATTACAAAGGCAAAGGCGGAGGAGATCATCAAGGAGATCCCTACACCATTTCACATTTACGATGAAAAAGGAATCAGAGAGAATGCGCGAAAGCTTTACAAGGCGTTTTCATGGAATAAAGGATTCAAGGAGTATTTCGCTGTAAAGGCTACTCCAAACCCAACAATACTCAAGATCCTCAAGGAAGAGGGCTGCGGAACTGACTGTTCATCACTGACAGAGCTTATGATGTCAGACAAGATGGGATTTAAGGGCGATGAGATCATGTTCTCGTCCAATGACACCCCTGCCGAAGAATTCGTGCTTGCAAAGAAGCTGAACGCAACCATCAATCTTGACGATTTCACACACATTGATTTCCTGGAGAAGTCAGCAGGAATTCCAGAGAAGATCTGCTGCAGATTCAATCCGGGCGGAAAGTTCTCTATATCAACAACCATCATGGACAACCCTGGTGATGCAAAGTATGGTATGACAAAGGATCAGATCATCGAGGCATACAAGATCCTCAAGGCAAAGGGCGTGAAGAGATTCGGAATGCATGCCTTCCTTGCCAGCAATACGGTGACAAATGAATACTATCCAACACTTGCCAAGATTCTATTCGAGACAGCAGTTGAGATCAAGGAGAAGACAGGCGTCAAGCTTGACTTCATCAACCTGTCAGGCGGAGTTGGAATTCCATATACACCGGATAAAGAGCCAAATGACATCATGGTCATCGGCGAGGGCGTCAGAAAGGTATATGAGGAAGTGCTTGTACCAGCAGGCATGGGTGATGTAGCTATCTTCACAGAGCTTGGACGTTTCATGCTGGCACCTTACGGACACCTGGTTACAACAGCCATCCATGAGAAGCACACACACAAGGAGTACATTGGCGTGGACGCATGTGCAGTCAACCTCATGAGACCTGCTATGTATGGTGCATATCACCACATCACAGTTCTCGGCAAAGAGAATGAGCCATGTGATCACAAGTATGATGTGACAGGTTCACTGTGTGAGAACAATGACAAGTTCGCTATAGACAGAATGCTTCCAAAGATCGACATGGGAGATATCCTTGTCATCCACGATACAGGAGCTCATGGATTTGCCATGGGATACAATTACAATGGAAAGCTTAAGTCAGCAGAGGTCCTGCTCAGACCAGACGGATCATGGAGGCTTATCCGCCGTGCAGAGACACCGGAGGATTACTTCGCAACCATCAATGATTTCTGGGATGTAGAGCTGTAA
- a CDS encoding class I adenylate-forming enzyme family protein produces the protein MPITDYLERNAREYGNDVALVEINPDVQETRRVTWREYELIESNPTCQYRREITWSVFNEKANRFANLLVSRGIQKGDKVGILMMNCLEWLPIYFGVLKTGAIVVPFNFRYDAEEIKYCVELADVDVLVFGPEFIGRIEAVVDEIAEKRILFYVGGNCPTFAEDYDKLTSNCSSVFEKRDIKDSDDAAIYFSSGTTGFPKAILHNHESLMHAAKVENVHHGQTKDDVFLCIPPLYHTGAKMHWFGSLIVGGKAVLLKGVSAKTILQTVSDEKCTIVWLLVPWAQDILLAIENGDVHLEDYELSQWRLMHIGAQPVPQSLIKKWKEIFPNHQYDTNYGLSESIGPGAVHLGVENIHKVGAIGVPGYGWQAKIVNEDGTEVEQGAVGELILKGPGVMTCYYKNPKATEECLKDGWLYTGDMAMQDEDGFIYLVDRKKDVIISGGENIYPVQIENFLSKYEKIKDVAVIGIADARLGEITAAIIEVKDGMTCTEEEINEFCKELPRYKRPRKIIFEHVPRNATGKIEKPLLRRMHKSENLVAAENNA, from the coding sequence ATGCCAATCACAGATTACTTAGAGAGAAATGCCAGAGAATATGGAAATGATGTCGCTTTGGTAGAAATAAATCCTGATGTGCAGGAGACGAGAAGAGTTACATGGAGAGAGTATGAACTCATAGAGTCGAATCCTACATGTCAGTACAGAAGAGAGATCACATGGAGCGTGTTCAACGAGAAGGCAAACAGATTTGCCAATCTTCTGGTATCACGTGGAATCCAGAAGGGAGATAAGGTAGGTATCCTCATGATGAACTGCCTTGAGTGGCTTCCAATATATTTCGGAGTGTTGAAGACGGGAGCCATAGTTGTTCCGTTCAACTTCAGATACGATGCGGAGGAGATCAAATACTGTGTAGAGCTTGCGGATGTCGACGTACTTGTATTTGGTCCTGAGTTCATCGGACGTATAGAGGCTGTCGTTGACGAGATAGCTGAGAAGAGAATCCTCTTCTATGTGGGCGGTAACTGCCCTACATTTGCGGAGGATTATGACAAGCTGACATCCAACTGTTCAAGTGTATTCGAGAAGAGAGACATCAAGGACAGCGATGATGCGGCTATATATTTCTCATCTGGAACAACAGGATTTCCAAAGGCTATTCTTCACAATCATGAGAGCCTGATGCATGCGGCAAAGGTTGAGAATGTACATCACGGACAGACAAAGGATGATGTATTCCTGTGTATTCCACCGCTGTACCACACGGGTGCCAAGATGCACTGGTTTGGAAGTCTGATAGTGGGCGGCAAGGCAGTTCTGCTCAAGGGAGTAAGCGCAAAGACTATACTTCAGACTGTAAGTGATGAGAAGTGTACTATAGTATGGCTTCTTGTACCATGGGCTCAGGATATACTGCTCGCCATAGAGAACGGCGATGTACATCTGGAGGATTACGAGCTGTCACAGTGGAGACTGATGCACATCGGAGCACAGCCAGTGCCACAGAGCCTTATAAAAAAATGGAAAGAGATATTCCCTAACCATCAGTACGATACGAACTATGGACTTTCAGAGTCCATCGGACCGGGCGCTGTACATTTGGGAGTAGAGAACATACATAAGGTCGGAGCTATAGGCGTGCCGGGTTATGGCTGGCAGGCAAAGATCGTGAATGAGGACGGAACAGAGGTTGAGCAGGGCGCAGTCGGCGAGCTTATCCTCAAGGGACCTGGTGTCATGACCTGCTACTACAAGAATCCAAAGGCGACTGAGGAGTGCCTGAAGGATGGCTGGCTGTACACAGGAGATATGGCTATGCAGGACGAAGATGGATTTATTTATCTTGTAGATAGAAAGAAAGATGTTATAATCAGTGGTGGAGAGAATATCTACCCTGTACAGATAGAGAACTTCCTCAGCAAATACGAGAAGATCAAGGACGTTGCGGTTATCGGTATCGCAGATGCCCGTCTCGGAGAGATCACAGCGGCCATCATAGAGGTAAAGGATGGCATGACCTGCACAGAGGAAGAGATCAACGAGTTCTGTAAAGAACTTCCAAGATACAAGAGGCCAAGGAAGATCATATTTGAGCACGTTCCGAGAAATGCTACAGGTAAGATAGAAAAGCCACTTCTCCGTAGGATGCACAAGAGTGAGAACCTTGTCGCAGCGGAGAACAACGCATAG
- the iorA gene encoding indolepyruvate ferredoxin oxidoreductase subunit alpha, with the protein MRKEYVMGNGAIALGALAAGLNLVAGYPGTPSSEILETVAKYPHDGVHVEWSVNEKAAMEVAASASYSGARTLVTMKQVGLNVASDPLMSLAYVGIKGGMVIVSADDPGPISSQTEQDTRMFADFCRIPVFDPSTPEEAYQMIQDAFDYSEKYKTPVLFRPTTRVCHAYASIEVKDEWKAKEYEGFVKDSKKWVIFPRLSFANHAMIEKRNVEIGDDFGSYSMNTVEGSGSKAVFASGISYCYAKETLKNVPDVKLVRIATPHPFPEQFVKNVLDGVTEVMCLEELSPYIENQILRLAGKYHMDIDVRGKQTGDVPASGELSTNKAADILCDFLDLEKTSQVDVSDAPELPVRPPVLCAGCPHRASFYAVKKAMAGRKSYFCGDIGCYTLGNAMPLDMVDTCLCMGAGITMAQGFHWVDEDGVCFAFVGDSTFFASGMTGVVNAVYNDANMILCVLDNSTTAMTGHQPHPGTGRNMMGQFVDKVSIQKVLEGIGVKKIVTVDPLDLEASVAAVKECADIRGVKAIIFKSPCIAITKPSGKMEISEKCIQCKKCIREIGCPAIILKDGKVAIDESLCTGCGLCAQICPVGAIGGACNE; encoded by the coding sequence ATGAGAAAAGAATATGTTATGGGTAATGGGGCCATAGCCCTCGGTGCACTTGCGGCGGGTCTGAACCTTGTGGCGGGATATCCGGGAACCCCGTCTTCGGAGATACTGGAGACAGTAGCAAAATACCCGCATGACGGAGTCCATGTGGAGTGGTCGGTAAATGAGAAAGCGGCTATGGAGGTTGCCGCCAGTGCATCATACAGTGGAGCGAGGACACTTGTGACCATGAAACAGGTGGGCCTCAATGTGGCATCGGATCCGCTTATGTCGCTGGCGTATGTCGGGATAAAGGGCGGAATGGTTATCGTGTCTGCGGACGATCCGGGACCGATATCGTCACAGACGGAGCAGGATACAAGGATGTTTGCAGACTTCTGCAGGATCCCAGTATTTGACCCGTCGACTCCTGAGGAGGCATATCAGATGATACAGGATGCATTTGACTACTCGGAGAAATACAAGACACCGGTTCTGTTCAGACCGACAACAAGAGTGTGTCATGCATACGCATCCATAGAGGTAAAAGACGAGTGGAAGGCAAAGGAATATGAGGGATTTGTAAAGGATTCAAAGAAATGGGTCATCTTCCCGAGATTGTCATTTGCCAATCATGCCATGATAGAAAAAAGAAATGTAGAGATTGGGGACGACTTTGGCAGCTACTCCATGAACACGGTGGAGGGCAGCGGCAGCAAGGCGGTATTCGCATCGGGAATCAGCTACTGCTATGCAAAGGAGACGCTTAAGAATGTGCCTGATGTGAAGCTGGTTCGTATAGCAACTCCACATCCGTTCCCTGAACAGTTCGTGAAGAATGTGCTGGACGGAGTGACGGAGGTCATGTGTCTTGAGGAGCTCAGCCCATACATAGAGAATCAGATATTACGCCTTGCAGGCAAATATCATATGGATATAGATGTCAGAGGAAAGCAGACCGGGGATGTGCCGGCGAGCGGAGAGCTTTCTACCAACAAGGCTGCGGATATCCTGTGCGATTTCCTTGACCTTGAGAAGACTTCCCAGGTGGATGTGTCAGATGCACCAGAGCTTCCTGTGAGACCTCCGGTGCTGTGTGCAGGATGCCCTCACAGAGCGTCATTTTACGCGGTAAAGAAAGCGATGGCTGGCAGAAAGAGCTACTTCTGCGGAGATATCGGATGCTATACACTTGGAAATGCCATGCCGCTTGACATGGTGGATACCTGTCTGTGCATGGGAGCCGGAATCACCATGGCGCAGGGCTTCCACTGGGTGGATGAAGACGGCGTATGCTTTGCATTTGTGGGAGATTCCACATTCTTTGCATCGGGTATGACAGGAGTGGTAAATGCAGTTTACAATGATGCGAATATGATCCTGTGTGTGCTCGACAACTCGACCACAGCAATGACGGGACACCAGCCACATCCGGGAACAGGACGCAATATGATGGGCCAGTTCGTGGACAAGGTGAGCATACAGAAGGTACTTGAGGGAATCGGAGTGAAGAAGATAGTCACGGTTGATCCGCTTGATCTTGAGGCCAGCGTGGCAGCAGTCAAAGAGTGCGCGGATATCAGGGGAGTTAAGGCGATCATTTTCAAGTCGCCTTGTATAGCCATCACCAAGCCGTCCGGCAAGATGGAGATATCCGAAAAGTGCATACAGTGTAAGAAATGTATCAGAGAGATAGGCTGCCCTGCGATCATCCTGAAGGATGGCAAGGTGGCGATAGATGAAAGCCTGTGTACGGGATGCGGTCTGTGCGCACAGATCTGTCCGGTGGGTGCGATAGGAGGTGCTTGCAATGAATAA
- a CDS encoding indolepyruvate oxidoreductase subunit beta: protein MNKDILVCGVGGQGTVLASKLIASAYMAKGETVHSAETIGMAQRGGSVTSHVRIGEAYSPLIAQGGADIILAFEPAEAVRNLAYLKKGGIVITNNVPVKPATDSLMNSGYEAQPMLDYLKDKCDCIVMDGAAISREFGSAKFYNIALLGVAVASGRLGLDEADIISAIENGVNPKFVEVNKKVFEYAMKM from the coding sequence ATGAATAAAGATATTCTGGTCTGCGGTGTAGGCGGACAGGGAACGGTTCTTGCGTCCAAGCTCATCGCATCGGCGTATATGGCAAAGGGCGAGACGGTACATTCGGCGGAGACCATAGGTATGGCGCAGAGAGGCGGAAGTGTCACGAGCCATGTGAGGATCGGTGAGGCGTATTCACCACTCATAGCCCAGGGCGGTGCTGACATTATACTTGCGTTTGAGCCTGCAGAGGCGGTGCGCAATCTAGCTTATCTGAAAAAGGGAGGAATCGTCATCACCAACAACGTCCCGGTGAAACCGGCGACTGACTCGCTCATGAATTCAGGCTACGAGGCACAGCCGATGCTTGACTACCTGAAGGATAAATGCGATTGTATAGTCATGGACGGCGCGGCGATAAGCCGTGAATTTGGTTCGGCAAAGTTCTACAACATAGCACTTCTTGGAGTTGCAGTTGCCAGCGGCAGACTTGGACTTGACGAGGCGGATATTATTTCAGCTATTGAGAATGGAGTGAATCCGAAGTTTGTAGAGGTGAACAAGAAAGTATTTGAATATGCGATGAAGATGTAG
- a CDS encoding prepilin peptidase, whose amino-acid sequence MNSINIAACIVAFLLGVVLFTLANEIILKLPNNENIFKGKPKSFEKFSPRCLFIQILGGVFGVLMVWQFGVSLEAVTVFLFFALLTIITFIDADTMEIPFVLNVCILVLGVISIFTRGGFSLTGGDLSLVSRLIGMICVSLPLFLIVLVIPDGFGGGDIKLMFAAGFFLGWKATVIAFFIGLIIGGCQGAILLIRRKKGKDEHFAFGPALSVGLMIATFVGSQMMNSYINVIKASFYA is encoded by the coding sequence ATGAATTCAATCAATATAGCAGCTTGTATAGTTGCGTTTTTACTTGGGGTGGTGCTTTTCACTCTGGCAAATGAGATCATACTCAAGCTGCCGAACAATGAGAACATATTTAAGGGAAAGCCGAAGAGTTTTGAGAAGTTTTCTCCGAGATGCTTATTCATACAGATACTTGGCGGAGTGTTCGGAGTGCTGATGGTGTGGCAGTTTGGTGTGAGCCTTGAGGCGGTCACCGTATTCCTGTTCTTTGCACTGCTGACTATAATCACGTTTATAGACGCTGACACCATGGAGATACCATTTGTGCTGAATGTATGCATACTGGTGCTTGGAGTTATATCCATATTCACAAGAGGAGGCTTTTCACTGACGGGCGGAGATCTCTCACTTGTGAGCAGACTCATAGGAATGATATGTGTGAGTCTTCCGCTGTTCCTGATTGTTCTGGTCATTCCGGATGGCTTTGGCGGCGGAGATATCAAGCTCATGTTTGCCGCAGGATTCTTCCTTGGCTGGAAGGCTACTGTCATAGCGTTCTTCATCGGACTTATCATTGGTGGATGCCAGGGTGCTATCTTGCTGATAAGACGTAAGAAGGGCAAAGATGAGCATTTTGCATTTGGCCCTGCGCTCAGCGTAGGACTGATGATCGCGACATTTGTGGGATCACAGATGATGAACAGTTATATCAATGTAATCAAGGCATCATTTTATGCGTAG
- the alr gene encoding alanine racemase, giving the protein MNNRPFAGRTAAVIDLAKLRSNIANIKSRLKPGVEFIAVMKGDGYRHGIAGLYPTLKECGIDSYAVAIWEEGKMLRDAGATESILILGDTADDMLDEAAKYDLDLTVFSMEGAENMAAAARRAGKKQNVQIKLNTGMNRIGFPVCQESFDTIKKICEMEDLNVTGIFTHFARADEGDHTSARKQLDLYLHAVNELEKMGVVIPKHHVANSPAILMLPEAQLDAVRCGDILYGLTPSDDFDWKNSGLQEILSWYTYVAMVKEVPAGSEVGYGGTFVTERPTKIATLPVGFADGYSRYLSNKGKVIINGHEAPIIGRVCMDQCMADITDIPDVQRGDTVTLLGEGMSIEDMANMLDTNVDVIVCNISVRVPRVYINGDI; this is encoded by the coding sequence ATGAACAACCGACCATTTGCCGGCAGAACTGCTGCCGTTATAGATCTGGCAAAGCTCAGGAGCAATATTGCCAACATAAAATCAAGACTGAAACCGGGTGTTGAATTTATCGCTGTCATGAAGGGCGATGGATATCGCCACGGTATTGCAGGACTTTACCCGACTCTTAAAGAGTGTGGCATAGACAGCTACGCCGTCGCCATCTGGGAAGAGGGAAAGATGCTCAGGGACGCAGGGGCCACAGAGTCTATACTTATCCTTGGCGATACAGCGGATGACATGCTGGACGAGGCCGCAAAGTACGACCTTGATCTCACTGTCTTTTCAATGGAGGGTGCTGAGAACATGGCTGCCGCTGCAAGAAGAGCCGGCAAGAAACAGAATGTCCAGATAAAGCTAAACACCGGTATGAACCGAATAGGATTCCCGGTATGTCAGGAATCATTTGACACTATAAAGAAGATCTGTGAGATGGAGGACCTGAACGTAACAGGTATATTTACACATTTTGCAAGGGCAGATGAGGGGGATCACACAAGTGCAAGAAAGCAGCTTGATCTATATCTCCACGCCGTAAATGAACTTGAGAAGATGGGGGTTGTCATACCAAAGCACCACGTAGCCAACAGCCCTGCCATACTGATGCTTCCTGAAGCACAGCTCGACGCAGTCAGATGCGGTGATATCCTCTATGGTCTTACTCCTTCTGATGATTTTGACTGGAAGAATTCAGGACTTCAGGAGATCCTCAGCTGGTACACATACGTTGCCATGGTGAAGGAGGTCCCTGCCGGATCCGAGGTTGGATACGGCGGAACATTTGTCACCGAAAGACCTACAAAGATCGCAACACTTCCGGTTGGTTTTGCGGACGGCTACAGCCGTTACCTGTCCAACAAGGGCAAGGTCATCATTAACGGTCACGAGGCACCGATCATCGGGCGCGTATGTATGGATCAGTGCATGGCGGACATCACAGACATCCCGGATGTACAACGCGGCGACACCGTAACCCTACTCGGCGAGGGCATGTCCATCGAGGACATGGCAAATATGCTTGATACCAATGTGGATGTGATCGTGTGCAACATATCGGTAAGGGTTCCGAGGGTGTATATAAATGGGGATATCTGA
- a CDS encoding helix-turn-helix domain-containing protein, with protein sequence MTFGERLYELRNKNNLSQEELAEVLDVSRQSISKWENDKAYPEMTRLLFMSDYFDVSLDYLMRGIKKENNEEKVTADDADKISNDKYKTKNILLVWNNFLSNLSPNQKTLFMLLYILIICSLVALIVSVIYLGGYEIGKFIGYLTK encoded by the coding sequence ATGACTTTTGGAGAACGATTGTATGAATTGCGAAATAAAAATAATCTATCCCAGGAAGAGCTTGCGGAGGTTTTAGATGTGTCCCGGCAATCGATTTCCAAATGGGAAAATGATAAGGCATATCCTGAGATGACAAGGCTGCTGTTTATGAGTGATTATTTTGATGTCTCATTAGATTATCTGATGAGAGGAATTAAAAAAGAAAATAATGAAGAAAAAGTAACTGCAGACGATGCGGACAAAATTTCAAATGATAAATACAAAACAAAAAACATCCTGCTAGTATGGAATAATTTTCTGTCCAATTTATCCCCAAATCAAAAGACATTATTTATGTTGCTGTATATCTTGATTATCTGCTCATTAGTCGCACTCATTGTAAGTGTAATATATCTCGGTGGCTACGAAATAGGAAAATTCATCGGATATCTGACAAAATGA
- a CDS encoding phenylacetate--CoA ligase family protein, which yields MKLNDTQLSQVDAQIKRLVKTDSYYGKKYRELGITDVTSQEAFEELPFSSKDDLRNAYPLGIQAVPDEEVVRIHSSSGTTGKPVIIPYTAKDVDDWATMFARCYETAGVTKKDRVHITPGYGLWTAGIGFQAGAEKLGAMVIPMGPGNTDKQLQMMIDLESTVLTATSSYALLLAEEIDKRGLKDKIHLKKGVFGSERWSEKKRKYIKEKLGIELYDIYGLTEIYGPGIGISCDAQNGMHYWDDYVYIEIIDPKTGKTLPDGEEGEIVITTLVKEGAPLIRFRTHDISRIIPGECPCGRKHPRLDIIKGRSDDMFKVHGVNMFPSQVEELLALVDGVPSEYTINIAHDEPANKDIMLVTVEAEGRVDFEQTGRQIRDLFKSRIGVTPKITVVPVGTLPRSEKKTQRVIDHREQ from the coding sequence ATGAAGTTAAATGACACACAGCTCAGTCAGGTGGACGCTCAGATAAAGAGACTTGTAAAGACTGACAGCTATTATGGTAAGAAGTACAGAGAGCTTGGTATAACAGATGTGACAAGTCAGGAGGCATTTGAGGAGCTTCCGTTTTCAAGCAAGGACGACCTGAGAAATGCTTATCCGCTTGGAATACAGGCTGTTCCGGATGAGGAAGTGGTACGTATCCATTCATCTTCAGGAACAACAGGAAAGCCGGTTATCATACCTTATACAGCAAAGGATGTCGATGACTGGGCAACCATGTTCGCAAGATGCTACGAGACAGCCGGAGTGACAAAGAAAGACCGAGTACATATCACACCGGGATATGGTCTGTGGACAGCCGGAATAGGATTTCAGGCGGGCGCGGAGAAGCTTGGTGCCATGGTAATTCCTATGGGCCCTGGAAATACTGACAAACAGTTACAGATGATGATCGATCTTGAAAGTACAGTTCTCACAGCAACATCATCATACGCACTTCTTCTTGCCGAAGAGATAGATAAGAGAGGGCTTAAGGATAAGATACATTTGAAGAAGGGCGTATTTGGCTCAGAACGCTGGAGTGAGAAGAAGAGAAAGTATATAAAAGAGAAGCTTGGAATAGAGCTGTATGATATATATGGACTTACAGAGATCTATGGACCTGGTATCGGAATAAGCTGCGATGCCCAGAATGGAATGCACTATTGGGATGATTATGTTTATATAGAGATAATAGATCCGAAGACCGGAAAGACTCTCCCTGACGGAGAGGAGGGAGAGATAGTTATCACTACTCTGGTTAAGGAGGGGGCTCCGCTCATCCGTTTCAGGACACACGATATATCAAGGATCATTCCGGGTGAGTGTCCATGCGGAAGAAAGCATCCTAGACTTGATATCATCAAGGGTAGAAGTGACGATATGTTCAAGGTACACGGCGTAAATATGTTTCCAAGTCAGGTTGAGGAGCTGCTTGCACTCGTGGATGGAGTCCCAAGTGAGTACACCATAAATATAGCCCATGACGAGCCTGCCAATAAGGATATCATGCTGGTTACAGTTGAGGCCGAGGGACGTGTAGATTTTGAGCAGACAGGACGTCAGATCAGAGATCTGTTCAAGTCAAGGATCGGAGTTACACCGAAGATCACTGTTGTCCCTGTTGGAACGCTGCCTAGAAGTGAGAAGAAGACGCAGCGTGTCATCGACCATCGTGAGCAGTAG
- a CDS encoding peptidylprolyl isomerase — MANPIVTITMENGDVMKAELYPDIAPNTVNNFISLVKKGFYDEVIFHRVIKGFMIQGGDPQGIGIGGPGYSIKGEFAQNGFKNDLAHTPGVLSMARSMMPDSAGSQFFIMHKAAPHLDGAYAAFGKVIEGLDIVDKIANVPTDYNDKPRVEQKMKTVTVDTFGVDYPEPEKA, encoded by the coding sequence TTGGCAAATCCTATAGTTACTATTACTATGGAAAATGGTGATGTCATGAAAGCTGAGCTTTATCCTGACATTGCACCTAATACTGTAAACAACTTCATCTCTCTCGTAAAGAAGGGCTTCTATGACGAAGTTATCTTCCATCGTGTCATAAAAGGCTTCATGATACAGGGTGGAGATCCTCAGGGAATCGGCATCGGCGGTCCTGGATATTCCATCAAAGGAGAATTCGCACAGAACGGTTTCAAGAATGATCTGGCACACACGCCAGGTGTCCTCTCTATGGCTCGTTCAATGATGCCTGACTCAGCAGGTTCACAGTTCTTTATCATGCACAAGGCAGCTCCACATCTGGACGGTGCCTATGCAGCCTTTGGCAAGGTTATCGAGGGACTTGACATTGTAGACAAGATTGCAAATGTACCAACTGACTACAACGACAAGCCTAGGGTTGAACAGAAGATGAAGACTGTAACTGTCGACACCTTCGGTGTAGACTACCCTGAACCAGAAAAGGCTTAA